From Halomarina ordinaria:
CGGAGAGACCCCCGGGACGAACGACAGTGACGACGGTGACGGCGATAGCGACGCCGTGGGTGCCGTCTCGCTCGTGAACCGCGACAACGCGAGCTACGAGGTGGAGGTGTACGCGGCGACGCCGGCCGTCGAGACGGTCAACGTCACCTACCGCAACGGGACCGTCGTCTCGCGGTCGCTCCCGGCCGACGCGAACGCGAGCGTCCGGGGGAACGTCTCGCTGGTGACGCCGGCGTCCTCGCTGGAGTGGAAGGCCTACAGCCTCGACCCGGAACAGTCGCTGAACGCGACGCTCCGGCCGCCGGTCGAGGAGTACAGCGTCGTCTACGTCGTCTACGGCGAACGGTACTACGAGGGGGCGACACCGGTTCGCTTCGGTCGCGTCGGCTGTGCGTCGAACGAGACGGTCCGGAACGCCACCGTCGCCGTCGGCGGCGAGAACGTCACCGCGAACGCGACCTGCGCGGCGTAGCGCGAGACGGCCCTCGGGTGCGACCGGTCCTCGACTCTTCTAGAACGTGGTGTTGTAGAGTTCGTCGCCGACGTGGTGGAGCGACTCGATGACCTTCCCGGAGTCGCCGGTGAGGTCGGCGCCGTCCTCGGTCGCGCGACCGACCGCGAGGACCTTCCCGTGGGTCTCCTCGGCGATGGCGACGAGGTCGCCGGCCGCGATGGAGTCGTCGGCCTCGGTGATGCCGGGGCGCATCACGTCCGCGCCGTCGCTGACGAACGAGACGGCCCCCGAGTCGACCGTGACGAGGTTACGCTCGGGCGGGTAGGCGTTCGCGCCGCGGACGGTCAGGAACGGGTCGTCGTCGAAGTAGACCACGACGGGGTCGCCGTCGACGAGGACGAGGTCGGTGTCGTCGTCGACGAACTCCACGCGTTCGAAGGCCTCACCGTCGAGCGAGACGCCGAGTTGCTCCTCGAGCGTCTCCGTGATGCGCGCGATCTCGTCGCTCCGGAGGTGGTGTCGGGACTTGACCTGCATACCGTCGTGTGTGCTCGCCGGTACGATAAAGCGCCCGCCTCGTCTGTCCGACGATCGAATCGTCTCACCCGACTGCGAAAAGGGATAAGTGTCGGGGAGCGTAGGTGGTGGTAATGTGGGGCACGCGGAACGGCGGAGACGGCGTCGACTGTCTGGCGTGCGGACGCACCGTCGAGCGTTCGGCGGCGCGGGAGTACGACAAGGAGGGCGACCGATGGTCGCGCCGCGGCAAGGACTTCGAGTACCTCTGTAAGACCTGCCACCGCGAGCTATGCCACCAGCCGCGGGACGAACTCGAAGGGCTGTTGCTGGACATCGAGCGCGACCGGCCGCGGGGCCAGCGCGAGTTCCTCCGGCGGTACAACGAACTGGTCGAGGACCGCTACGGCTCGCTCGAGGAGCGCGGGCGATAGCCACCGCCCCCGATACGACTAACTGGCCCCTTCTCTTAGCGCGCCTATGAGCGACCAGGCGGACCAGGCCGCGGCCGGCACGGCCGAGGGCCAGGGTCCAGTCGAAATCGACGAGGAACTCGCCCGTCACCTCCAGAACAAGCGCGAGGAACTCTTCGAGAAGTTCGAGATACGCGACGCGTTCCCGCAGGCCGTCATGGAGGAGGCCGAGCGCCGCACCGAGGGCGTCGTCGAGGAGATACAGGACGAGGTCGAGGAGCGGCGCGACCTGCGCGACCTGACGGCGTGGACGACCGACCCCATCGACGCCCAGGACTTCGACGACGCGCTCTCCATCGAGCGCGAGGACGACGTCTATCGCCTCTGGGTCCACATCGCCGACGTCACCCACTACGTCCACCCCGGCAGCGAGATGTGGGCGGAGGCCGTCGAGCGTGGCAACACCGTCTACCTCCCCGCCTACACCGTCCACATGCTCCCGCCGGCGCTCTCGGAGACGGTGTGCTCGCTCGTCCCCGAGGAGGACCGCCTCGCGCACACCGTCGAGATGGTCCTCGACGCCGAGACGCTCTCCTACGAGACCATCGACATCTACAAGTCCGTCATCCGGAGCGACGAGCGCCTCACCTACACGCAGGCGGAGAACCGCCTCGACGACCCCGACGCCCCGCTCCACGAGGAGTGTTCGCTCGTCTTCGAACTCGCCGACCGGATGCACGAACAGCGCAAGGAGGACGGCTCGCTCGTCCTCAACCCCTCGCGGGACCGCGCACACACCATCATCGAGGAGTGCATGCTGAAGGCGAACAAGGCGGTCACGCACGTCCTGATGTTCCAGCGCGGCGTCGAGGCGATGTACCGCGTCCACCCCCAGCCGACCCCCCAGGAGTGGGACCGCGCGCTGAAGGAGATACAGGAACTCGACGGCGTCTCCATCCCGAGCGACTCGTGGGACGACCCCCGGAAGGCGGTCAACGCCACGCTGGAACAGGCGCCCGGCCGCCAACTGCGCAAGATACAGCGCGCCGTGATGCGCGTCATGCCGCGGGCGAAGTACATGAACGACCCCTTCGGCGGCCACCACGCGCTCAACTTCGAGATATACGGCCACTTCACCAGCCCAATCCGGCGGCTCTCGGACCTCATCAACCACTGGATCGTCCACGAGGAGGACGTCCCCGAGGACCTCGTCGCGCTCTGTGACCGCGCCAGCGACAAGCAGAAAGACGCCGAGCGCTGCGAACGCGAGTACAAGCAGTTCCTCTCGGAGGTGGGCCTCGACGCCTACGCGGTGAACAACCGCGGGCTTCGCGTCGTCGAGGACGAGGAGGAGGAAGGGGACGGAACCGACGACGCTGACGTGGAGTCGGCCGCCGGCGAGGTGGAGTGAGCCGAAGACGGGACGACCCGCGCCCGTCTCGCGTCCGGAACGTCGACGAGCGACGGCTCACTCGCCGGTCGATGGACCCGCGCCGAGTTGCCGGAACAGGCCGAGCGAGTCGTACTCGACCCACGTCTCCGCCACCCTCCCGTCCTCGACGCGGTGGACGGCGATGGCCGTCAGCTCGACGGGTCGACCGGTCGGTTCGAGGCCGGCGAACTCGCCGGTGTGCGTCGCGCGCGCCGTGTAGCGGAGACAGACCCGGTCACCGCGGCCGAACAGGTCGTCGATGACTATCGTCTCGTCGGGAAAGCCCCTGTGGAAGGTCCGGAGTGCCTCCTCGAACCGCTCGGGGCCGCGCGCCTCGCCGGGGACCTGCGGGTCGTGTCTGACGTAGTCGTCCGCGAAGAACTCGGGGATGCGGTCGTAGTGCTGTTCGGTGACGATTTCCTCGACGAACCGGCGGACGAGGACCTCGTTGCGTCGCTCTCGCGATTGTCGTGTCGCCATGTCACCCACCGAAGCGACGGTAGGCGATGTGTGAGAATACCAGTTGCGTCGCCCCGTAACCGGACCAGTCGCCGTCGTCGTCAGTCGTCGTCAGTCGTCGCGGTAGCGGTGCGAGAGGAGACTCATCACGTCGGTGCCCTTCGAGAGGACGTGCTGTCCGGCGCGCATCGAGAACGCGACCGGGTCGCTCGCGAACCGCGAGAGGTACTCGTTGCCCTTGGTCTGGACCCGTGCGACCGTCCCCGGCGAGACCAGCTGGTTCGCCTCGTAACAGAACACCGGTTTGCCGGTCCGCTCGGCGATCTCGGTCGCCTGCCCGGGCGAACTCTCGACGAAGAGGGTGGCGCCCGTTCGCTCGTACACCTCCGCTTTGAACGCCGCGTGGTCCTCGCGCTCCTCGCGGGCCGCCTTGCTCGGCAGGTCCATCATGACGAGTTCGTCGTACTCGACGCCGTGTTCGTCCAGCCAGCGCTCGGTGTCCTCGCGGTAGCGTTCGAGGCGACAGGTGACGAGCCACCCGACCCGTTCGGTCGGGACGATTTCGGGGTCGACGGTGCGGATGAATTCGCGGTAGTTCTTCCCGTCGTCGTTCTCCTCGGGTGTCGGGTCCCGGCAGAGCACGCCGTCGATGTCGACACAGGAGTTCTTCAGCATCGGGTGGTGGAGCAGGTTCCACTCGAAGAAGCGGGGCTTGCTCACGACCTCCGACCAGTAGTCGACGTGGCGGTGGCCGTGCGTCGAGACGTAGAGCGCGGCGTAGCTGACCTCGAAGGGGAAATCGTGTTCGTCGAGACGGGATTTCGTCTCCTGCATCTGGCGACCCGTATCGACGGAGTCGTCGACGACGAGGACGTGGTCGACGTGCTCGAACTCGCGATGACCGTCGTAGCGATAACCGGAGCGCATGATGCGACCGTCGCAGAGGCCGTCGACGTCCGTCATCGGCTGGTTGCGGTAGAGACAGAGGAGGTTCGCCGCGAGCAGACCGCTCCGCGGAATCCCCACGATGAGGTCGATACTGTCCGGGAGCTCCGTCGCCAGCTCGCGGGCAGCGGCGTTCAGATCAGAGAGACTTCGGTAATTCATTATCGCATCAGTGTCATGATAACGGGAACGGCGTGAGTGTATAGGACTACTCTGATGCGAGTATTAATTCTTTTCCAATTTCCCCAACCCACAGTATGAACCTACCGACAACATATCCGACGGTCGTACGTTTTTTACAACTATTATCACCTAATTTCCAGACTCGGCGTGTAATCGAGGCGTTCTCGACGGACTCTCGGGTGGGTGTGCGAATCGTCGACGAGCGTCGATAGTGTCGGAATACCGCCAATTCAGTCGGTGTGCGGACCGTGAATCCAGCCGGGGAGTGCGTGCTCCGACGCGGTCGTACGTTCCAATCGCACATCTCGGGGCGACACGAGGGGGGACATCATGAGAATAATCGTCACGTCGTCCATACAGCAGCCGACACTGCTCTCGGCCCTTCGAGAAGTGCCGTCGGCGCGCATCATCTTCGAACAGCTGGACACGGTGGATTACGGGAATCGGGTGGGGACCTTCTGGGTCGAAGCGGACGACTACGACGTCTTCGAGGCCGCGATGGCCGACGACCCGACAGTGACGGCCGTCGAGTGCCTCGCGACGTTCAACGACCGGCGTCTCTACCGGGCAGAGCAGATGGGCGACGGACGGGAGCGAAGCGTCTACCCGACCATCGTCGAGGTGGGTGGCGTCATCCAGCGGATGGTCGGAACCAGCGAGGGGTGGGAGTTCCAGGTGGCGTTCCCGAGTCAGGAGGCCGCGTCGCGCTTCCACGAGGTGTGTGCCGACTACGACCTCGGGTTCACGCTCCTGCAGAAGTACGAACAGACCGAACTCGACGAGCCGTCGACCGACTTCGGCCTCACCGAGAAGCAGCGCCGAACGCTCGTTCGAGCCGTCGCAGAGGGGTACTACAAGGTGCCGCGGGACGTCGACCTCGACGCGCTCGCCGACGAGTTGGAGATATCACATCAGGCGGCGTCCGAACGCCTCCGACGCGCCATCGACATCCTCGTCCACAACACCATCTACACCCCGGACGACGAGGGAGCCGAGTGAGGCGTGCCGCGAGTCTACCGCGTATCGCGGTTTCCGAGTCGAAACCCGATTTCCGACTGCCGGACGCTCAGCCCTCCAGCGACGAGTGCGACACCGAGACAGACGACGACGGGGACGTGAAACAGCGTGGGTTCGGGCACATACCCGCTGGCCATCCCGAGTTCGACGACACCTGCGGCCCACACGGCCGCGAAGGCGACTGCGAAGTAGTCCGGTTCGTGCGTCCACACGTAGTGGAAGATAAACGCGCCTACAGAGACGACGCTGAGCGCGGCATTCGCGCCAATCCAGAGGAGGGCGGCGTCGACCATCGTGGTGGCCGTCCTACACGTCGTGCGAATATAGCTGTTCAGAGGAAACGCGGGCCCCACGTTCTGCGTTTACTTCACGAGCAAGATGGACCGTACGACAGCCGCGACTGAACGAACCTGTACCGTCACAGTATTTACCTTCAACCAGTCGAGACGTGAGGTATGTCGATAGAGGCGTCGGTCTTCGGGGCGCTGACAGGGGCTGTCGCCGGCGGACTTATTTCGTATTTCGTTTCATCGAAGGTGGCGAAGAAGCAGGCGAAGACGCAGTACAATTATCAAATACAACGAACGCGCCACGACTGGTATACACAGGCGAATACGCTCGCGGAGTTAACGGAGCATGACTGGTACGATGTCATGAATCAGAGCGAGGTCGACCAAGAAACTCAGCCTGCAGACCGATTCATACCCCGAATAGAAGAACTCCGAAACCACGCCGCCCGCGGGAAATCGCTTGACGTCAATGGGGACGTCGTGGACGGATTGGAGCAGTTAGCCGCTGACCTGAGTGCGGCACTTACCGTCATGGGTTCTGGGGATGACCTATGGATGATAGAACACGAGATGCATCCAGTTATCGACCAAGTGAGGGAGAAAGCGACACAGCGAGCTACTGAACTGGAGTAGCGAGCCGCCACCTGATGTGTCGAGATAGTGTTAAATTTGATATATTACGGTCAGAGGACCCGCAGCGTATTTTTCTATAGTAGCCGCGCCAATCGATTACCGAACGCAAACACTCCGAGTGGACTCGCCGGGAGAAGCGATCTGCCACTGATCTACGAGCCCGTACACACGAATTGCCACCGATTCGTACTTGTAGCTTCTGTTTTGGCGAGCCGAGTGCGAGGAGCTGTCATCCCGTCCGCGTTCGCCGTCGAAGGAGCGACGGACACCGTCGCTCGCCGACGCGAGAGAAACGGGAAGAGTCGGCGTCAGTCCTCGAGGACGATCTCGATGCTGACGTCGTTCGGCACCTGAATGCGCATCAGCTGGCGCAGCGCCCGTTCATCGGCGTCGATGTCGATGAGACGCTTGTGGACGCGCATCTCCCAGTGCTCCCACGTCGCGGTACCCTCACCGTCGGGCGACTTGCGCGTGGGCACCTCGAGCGTCTTCGTGGGCAGCGGGACTGGCCCCGACAGGTTGACGCCGGTCTTGTTCGCGATCTCGCGGACGTCGCCACAGATGTTGTCGAGGTCCGACGGGCTGGTTCCCGCGAGCCGGACGCGTGCCTGCTGCATTTATCGCTCGTTGACGCTGAGGACCTTGCCGGCCGCGATGGTCTGGCCCATGTCGCGCACGGCGAAGCTCCCGAGCTCGGGGATCTCCGAGGACGGCTCGATGCTGAGGGGCTTCTGCGGACGGACCGTGACGACCGCGGCGTCGCCGGCCTGGATGAAGTCCGGGTTCTCCTCGGCGACCTCGCCGCTGGCCGGGTCGAGTTTCTTGTCGATGGACTCGATGGTACACGCGACCTGCGCCGTGTGGGCGTGGAAGACCGGCGTGTAGCCCGCGGTGATGACCGACGGGTGCTGCATCACGACGACCTGGGCCTGGAACGTCTCGGCGACGCTCGGCGGGTCCTCGGCGGGACCACAGACGTCACCGCGGCGGATGTCGTCCTTGCCGATACCGCGGACGTTGAACCCGACGTTGTCGCCGGGGCCGGCCTGCGGGACCTCCTCGTGGTGCATCTCGACGGTCTTGACCTCGCCGCTCACGTCCGAGGGCTGGAACGAGACGTTCATGCCCGTCTCGAGGATGCCCGTCTCGACGCGGCCGACGGGGACGGTACCGATGCCCGAGATGGTGTAGACGTCCTGGATGGGCAGGCGCAGCGGCGCGTCCGTGGGTTCCTGGGGCTCCGGGAGGTTGTTGAGGGCCTCGAGGAGCGTCGGGCCGTCGTACCACGGCGTGTTGTCGCTGGCTTCGGAGACGTTGTCGCCCTCGAAGGCGGACGTCGGGACGAAGCTCGCGTTGTCCGTGTCGAAGCGGACCTGCTTGAGCAGTTGCTTCACGTCGTCGACGACGGAGCGGTACTCGTCCTCGCTGTAGTCGACGAGGTCCATCTTGTTGACGGCGACGATGAGTTCGCCGATGCCGAGCGTCCGCGCCAGGAAGACGTGCTCCTGGGTCTGGGGCGCGACACCGTCGTCGGCGGCGACGACGAGGACGGCGTTGTCGGCCTGGCTCGCCCCCGTGATCATGTTCTTCACGAAGTCACGGTGGCCCGGACAGTCGACGATGGTGAAGTAGTACTCGTCGGTGTCGAACTCCTGGTGGGCGATGTCGATGGTGACCCCGCGCTCGCGCTCCTCGGCGAGGTTGTCCATCACGTAGGCGAACTCGAAGCCGCCCTTGCCCTTCTCTTCTGCTTCCTCTCGGTACTGCTCGATGACGTGCTCGGGGACGCTCCCGGTCTCGAAGAGGAGGCGCCCGACCATCGTACTCTTCCCGTGGTCGACGTGGCCGATTACGGCCAAATTCTGGTGCGGTTTGTCGCTCATTGATAGCTCACGCGCAAAGGCGCTGTGGGGAAAGCTTTCGACTGAATCGGATAAAACGATTTCGAAAAGCTATACCGACCACCCCGCCGCCGTATAGCGGTTTGGCACGCGCTACCACGATTCGTCGTCTGGCGGGCGACTCGCCGGGCGCGCGAGGGTAGCGTAGGACACGCCTGGCGGGCGACCCCGCCAGGACTCACTCCAGCGGCGGGAGTCGCCCCACGTCCGAGAACACGGCCGTCGCCGTCTCGGGGCCGCCCGCGCCGCGCCCGCTGACGTTCAGTCGGCCGGCGTGGTTCGTCTCCAGCTGGACGATGTTGCGCGTCCCGGAGACGGCGAGCGTCCCGTGTTCGGGGATGAGGCGCGGGCCGACGCGCACCCTGTCGCCGACGACCTCGCCGATGAGGCGGATGGTGCGGCCGTCCTCGGCGGCGAGTTCGAGCGCTTCACCCGGGACGTCGGTGATGCCCGTCACGTCCGCGTCGTCGAGGGTGTACCCGCCGTCGCCGAGGACGTTCGCGAGGATGACGCACTTCAGCGCGGCGTCGGTCCCCTCCACGTCGAAGGAGGGGTCGGCCTCCGCGACGCCGAGGTCCTGTGCCTCCGCGAGGACGTGTTCGTAGTCCAGGCCTTCGGCGGCCATCCTGGTGAGTATGAAGTTCGCCGTCCCGTTGAGCACGCCCCGTGCCGCCGTCACCTGGCCGGGACCGGCGTCGGCGATGGTCGACAGCACCGGGATGGCCCCGCCGACCGTCGCCTCGAAGCGCACGCTCCCCGCGCTCTCGCGTTCGGCGGCGCGCACGTCGTCGTAGCGCTCGGCCACCGGTCCCTTGTTGGCGAGGACGACGTGACGGTCGCGTTCCAGCGCGCTCACGACGTGTCCGAAGCCCGGTTCCGCCGACCCGAGCGTCGTCGGCGTCGCCTCCACGAGCACGTCGTAGTCGGCCTCCAGGGCCGCCTCGGGGTCGTGTTCGCCGACGCGACCGGTGTCGTCCTTCGTCGCCAGCGCCGCCTCGACGTCGACGCCCTCCCCCACCGCCGCCGAGGAGGAGTCCGCGAGCGCGACGACGTCGTGGCCGTACTCGCCGGCCAGGTCGGCGACGGCGCGGCCGACCGCGCCCGCACCGACGACGGCGAGCCTCATTGCGCACCTCCGGGGGTGAGCGGCTCGATGACCGTCAACCCCTTCTCCGCGGCCAACTCGCGCACCGTCAGGAGGACGCTGTCGGCCTCGCCGGTCTCGGTCGCCAGCCTGAGGCGGGCGCTCGACCGGTCACCGGTCCCGTTGGCCGCCGTGAGGGTGACGTCGGCGACGGAGGCGTTCGTACACTTCTCCATCCGCGAGAGGGTGTCCGAGAGGTCCGTCTCGACGAGGTCGCCGACGAGCAGGACCGTGAGTTCCTCGCCGTAGCGTTCCGCGCCCGCCTGGATGACGTTCACGCCGGCGTCGCGGAGCGACGCTACTATCCGCTCGAAGCGCTCGGGGGTCGCCTCCAGGTCGACCTCGACCGGGATGTGCCCCCGGGGGGTGAGGTTGCCGCGCTCGTGGAATATCGAGAGCAGGTTGCCGCCGCCGTCCGCTATCGGAGCCAGGGCGTTCAGCAGTTCGCCCGGCTCGTCGACGAGTTCGAGGCGCACCGTGTACGACCGAACCACGTCGTCGCTCATCGCTTCCACCGCCGCAGGGGGTCCGCGCGGCTCATTGGCGTCTGCAAGCGACGGAAGGTTAAGAAGCCTCACGCTTCCGCGAAGCGTTGCCGGTGTCCGTCAGTGGAGGTCGATGTCGGCGGAGGAGTCGGCGCGCTCGAAGGCGACTTCGAGGATGCCGTTCTTGAACGTGGCCGTCGCGGAGTGCTCGTCGACGCGCACCGGGAGCCGGAGGCGCTCCTCGTACTCGCGGTAGTCGGTGGCCGCGGCGACGGTGAGCGTCCGCCCGTCGCACTTGATGTCGATGGCGTCCTTCTCGACGCCCGGGAGGTCGGCGATCACGTAGACGTGCTCGTCGTCCTGCTGGGTGGTGATGTGGACGTCGTCGCCGAAGCCGGAGTCGTTGCCCTGGACGCGCATGCCCACGTCGTCGCCCATCACGTCGTTCATCATCCGACTGAGTTCACGAAAGATGTCGTCGAAGGGGTCCCTGTCGTCCCTGTCACGAGGTCCCATGTTGGTACCCACGGCCCCTCGTCGCAAAAGCCTTCTGTCCACCGGGGTCGCGCGCCGTCGGTCGGACCCGGACGGGACGTCTCCGTCCGCTCAGAGGCCGACGCCGAGGGCGTCGTTCGTGCGCTCGATGCTCTCGTCGGCGTCGGCCGCGCCGAGGACGGCCCGGACCGCGTCGACGTTCTCGGGGACGACGTCGGACTCCTGGTGGATGGCCTGGAAGAGGTAGAGGTCGTCGTCCTCCACCGAGACGGACTCCTCCCAGACGCAGTTCTCCCAGATGTCGCCGCGCGGACGCCCACGGTCCATCGCGTACTCCTTCAGTTTGCCCGCCCCGTCGATGTCGAAGCGTTCGGGGACGAGGAACAGCCGCGACTCCCCGGCGAGCAGGTCGCGGACCGCCTCGGCGGTTGGCACCTCCTCCAGCTGGACGTTGACGCTGTGAGTGTGCATGAGCGTCGCGGGCACCTTCATCCCGAGCGTGTCGATGTTGAGGTCCGGGAAGATGGTGTTGACGTCGGGGCCGTGGTGGGAGGGGAGCGTGACCGGGTTCGGGAGGATGTCGTTTATCGGGCCGCGACCGGTCTGGCCGGGGTCGCCGCCGCGGCGGACGAGCGTCACGCGCGCCTTCTTCACGCCGTAGGTCTCCTGGAGGGGCGCGAGCAGGCGCGAGAGCCCGGTCGTGTTACAGGAGACGACGCGGACGTGGTCGGCGTCCGCCGCCTCGCTGTAGTTGGCGCGGGCGTTGAAGCTCACGTCCACCAGGTCCGCGCTCTCGCCGCCCTGGTAGAGCGCGGGGGTGTCGTACGCCTCGTACATCGCCTTGTTCTCCGCGCCGATACCCGAGGGGCAGGCGTCGACGACCACGTCGGCCGCCTCGACGAGTTCCTCGACCCCGCCGGCGACCTCGATGCCGGCCTCCTCGAACCGCGGCAGGCGCTCCTCGATGGCGGCGTACAGCGGATAGCCCTTCTCGACGGCCGTCTCCGCCTCGAAGTTCGGCCGCGTCTTCGCCACGCCGACGACCTCCATGTCGGGCTGGAGGGCGACCGCGTCCGCGACGCGCTTCCCGATGGTGCCGTAGCCGTTGATGCCGACTTTGATCATTCCTACTCGCCCGTCCCGCATCGACGGGGATAATTATTGCGTGAGTACCGCCGCGCTGGCCGAGTTATTCACTCGTCTTCGAGTCCTATTTTTTCTGACACCGGGACGGCAAGGACTAACGACCCCACCCTCGAAGCCCACGACATGGACGACGACGACGCCCTCGCCGCGGCCGCACGGACGGCCATCGCGCAGTGCATGAACCTCGGGTCGGACGACACGTTCCTCGTCGTCACCGACGACGAGCGCGAACGCATCGGGGAGGCGCTGCTCGACGCCGCCCGCGGCGTGACGGAGGACCTCGCCATCGTCCGCTACCCGCCGGGCGACCAGCACGGTGAGGAGCCACCGCGGTCGGTGGCGGCGGCGATGCGCAACGCCGATGTCGTGCTCGCGCCGACGACCAAGAGCCTGAGCCACACGCGCGCTCGCAGTCAGGCGACGGCCTCCGGCGCGCGCGCCGCGACCCTCCCCGGCATCACCGAGGAGGTGTTCACGACGGGCCTCGACGCCGACTACGAGGCCATCGCCGACAACTGCCGCGAGATATACGAGCAGGTCGCGGGCGCGGAAGAGATTCGCGTCACCGCCCCCGCCGGCACGGACATCACGTTCGCCCCCGGCGAGCGGGCCTGGCTCCAGGACACGGGCATCGTCCACGGGCCGAGCGAGTTCTCGAACCTGCCGGCCGGCGAGACGTTCGTCAGCCCCGAGGACGCGAACGGGACGTACGTCGTCGACGGGACGATGATGCCCTACGGCCTGCTGGACGGTCGGACGCTGACGTTCGAGGTGGCGGACGGCCGGGTCACGCACATCGACGACGACGAGGTGCGCGCGCAGGTCGAGACGGCCGCCGAGGACGTCGGCGACGACGCCTACAACCTCGCGGAACTCGGCATCGGCGCGAACGTCGCCGTCACCGACCTGATGGGGAGCGTCCTGCTCGACGAGAAGGCCGCGGGGACGGTCCACGTCGCCCTCGGCGACGACGCGGGCATCGGGGGAGCCATCGAGGTGCCCATCCACCTCGACGGTATCATCACCGAGCCGACGGTGTACGCCGACGGCGAGGAGATAGACCTCCCGGGTCCGTAGCGAGTCGGGAGGCGGGTGCGCGTCGCCCTCGCACGCCGAACGCGGAGGAACGGGCCTTTAACGACCGACCGAGTAGGGCGGGTATGAGTCAACCAGGCCAGCAGGTCGCCGTCGCGTGTCCGGCGTGTTCGCCGGACGTCGAGACGGTCCACGAGGTGCTCTCGCCGGGCGGGACGCCGACCGTCCGCTGCACCGAGTGTGGTCACACGCACAAGACCGAACTCGAGGAGGAACGCACCGTCGAGCGCGACGTCATCGTCTCCCAGGACGGGGAGTCGTTCAAGACGCGCGTCGAGGCGCCCGCCGAGGAGACGGTCGCCGCCGGCGAGGAGTTCATCGTCGACACCGACGAGGCGCTCATGACCGTCCGCATCACCAGCCTCGAAGTCGGCGAGGAGCGCCGCTCGAAACTCGCCCGCGTCGAGGAGGTGGAGACGTTCTGGACACGCGCGGTCGACAACGTCCACGTCCCCGTCACGCTCAACCCGAAGGAGGGGGGTCGCGACGACACCCGGAGTCTCAAACTGCTGCT
This genomic window contains:
- a CDS encoding Hsp20/alpha crystallin family protein — protein: MGPRDRDDRDPFDDIFRELSRMMNDVMGDDVGMRVQGNDSGFGDDVHITTQQDDEHVYVIADLPGVEKDAIDIKCDGRTLTVAAATDYREYEERLRLPVRVDEHSATATFKNGILEVAFERADSSADIDLH
- a CDS encoding type II glyceraldehyde-3-phosphate dehydrogenase, which produces MIKVGINGYGTIGKRVADAVALQPDMEVVGVAKTRPNFEAETAVEKGYPLYAAIEERLPRFEEAGIEVAGGVEELVEAADVVVDACPSGIGAENKAMYEAYDTPALYQGGESADLVDVSFNARANYSEAADADHVRVVSCNTTGLSRLLAPLQETYGVKKARVTLVRRGGDPGQTGRGPINDILPNPVTLPSHHGPDVNTIFPDLNIDTLGMKVPATLMHTHSVNVQLEEVPTAEAVRDLLAGESRLFLVPERFDIDGAGKLKEYAMDRGRPRGDIWENCVWEESVSVEDDDLYLFQAIHQESDVVPENVDAVRAVLGAADADESIERTNDALGVGL
- a CDS encoding aminopeptidase, producing the protein MDDDDALAAAARTAIAQCMNLGSDDTFLVVTDDERERIGEALLDAARGVTEDLAIVRYPPGDQHGEEPPRSVAAAMRNADVVLAPTTKSLSHTRARSQATASGARAATLPGITEEVFTTGLDADYEAIADNCREIYEQVAGAEEIRVTAPAGTDITFAPGERAWLQDTGIVHGPSEFSNLPAGETFVSPEDANGTYVVDGTMMPYGLLDGRTLTFEVADGRVTHIDDDEVRAQVETAAEDVGDDAYNLAELGIGANVAVTDLMGSVLLDEKAAGTVHVALGDDAGIGGAIEVPIHLDGIITEPTVYADGEEIDLPGP
- a CDS encoding HVO_0476 family zinc finger protein is translated as MSQPGQQVAVACPACSPDVETVHEVLSPGGTPTVRCTECGHTHKTELEEERTVERDVIVSQDGESFKTRVEAPAEETVAAGEEFIVDTDEALMTVRITSLEVGEERRSKLARVEEVETFWTRAVDNVHVPVTLNPKEGGRDDTRSLKLLLPGDQEFVVGQRETFGDEEFTVKSIRIRDDARGYDFWQLDHDGDSAVAKDVKRVYGDDETSDAWSAW